Sequence from the Chelonoidis abingdonii isolate Lonesome George chromosome 1, CheloAbing_2.0, whole genome shotgun sequence genome:
GGGTAGATCCAGTTTCCGTTTgctccagccccactgaaatAGCCACAGGGCTCTTGGCAGTGGAAGTCAAGAACAACATCCAATGCCTTATAAAAATTGCAGGTCTAGGGCGCAGCACAGGAGCGACTGTGTgtctcccttgccttctggtacgcaTGCCTCGGCTCCTCCATTTTCCTCTGCACTGTAGCATGTCCCAATCATAGCCCTTTTCCCGCAAGCTGCAagaaatctgcccataggtattgaaattcctacagctggagcacagctgggactcctcaacctcctctccccaaatactGAGAAGCTCTAGTAGCTCCACAGTGGTCCAAGTGGGAGACCATTTGCTGCATGGAGCTGCCATGGCCACCTGGGAAGCTGTGATGTGAACACtccacactgagcaaacaggaaagggaatttcaaaattcctgGGCCTTTAAATGGGGAGGAGCAGAAAGTATTTACCtggatgcagggcagcagagatgaaACTTCCTGACCAGAGGGGTTAGGATGGGCATTGTGAGATGCCTTCCAGAAGCCAATTACACTGATGAAATCAGTCACCgggtctacactggcactttggagacaatttttttgtGTAAAAAGCCATACAACTCTCATAATGGTGGCTTTATAATGTCACTGAAACTGAGGAGGTCTTTGTAGTGTTTACACTTCCACTATTTCTCCACCAAATGCTGCCTTTTGGAGAAAAaacatggcagtgtagacaaggcctaaggaaCAATAAGGGAAAACCAGTATCCACTCGTATTTCCTGCTGGTGCATGTTAAGGTTTCCCACCCCACAATGTGTAGGAATTATTGACACAGGGAGCACCAGGAAATATGGAATTGGCATTAGTAGGGTCAGTGGTTCATAATTCATTTATCTGAATAGTAAAAATGTCATTATTCAGTGTGTGAAGAGCAACCAATCTGCTTCATCCATTAGAACAGCCTCCAGTTGTGCATGTAGTGCCTCATCTTAACATTGTCTCTCCATCCAGGTGTTTGTCCTGCGACCATCACCCAAGACCCTGGGCACATACAGGAAGTCAGGGGAACGTACGGTACATGCAGGAGACACCGTTGTGCCTCAGAGTTGGACACCTTCTCTCCTACTCCATTTCAGACTCCAACTCAACTGACttcaccaacccctccaccttcatcctgctgggcattcctggcctggaggcagcccatgtctggatctccatccccttctgtaCCATGTACACCACAGCCATCTTGGGAaacttcaccatcctgttcatCGTAAAGATGGAGCCGAGCCTCCATGGgcccatgtactatttcctctgcatgctgaCCATCACCGACCTGGTCCTGTCTACATCCATCCTAcccaaaatgctgagcatcttctggttCTATTCCAGGGAGatcaatttcagtgcctgcctcacccagatgtacTTCATTCTCAGCTTCTCAGCGATGGAGTCTGGGATCCTTGTGGCCATGGCTTTTGATCGCTACGTGGCCATCTGCGATCCCCTCAGACATTCCACCATCCTGACAAACCCTGTGGTGGCCAAAATTGGTCTGGCCATGGTGCTGCGCGGCATCATGCTCGCACTGCCCTATCCCTTCCTGGTAAGGAGGTGGCCATATTGCAGAACGAACATCATTCCCCACTCGTACTGTGAACACATAGCTGTGGTGAAGCTGGCCTGCGCTGACATCAGCATCAGTAGTTACCATAGCCTTTCTATGGCGTTCTTGGTAATTGGCCTGGATTTGTTTTTTATCGCCGTGTCCTATACCCAGATCCTCAGGGTCATCTTCAGACTCCCAACAAAGGATGCCCGGCTCAAGGCTTTTgggacctgcagctcccacttctGTGTCATCTTAGCCTTTTACATCCCACATCTCTTCGGCGCCCTCACACAACGGTTTGGGCACAATGTGCCCCTGCATTTGCACGTTCTCATGGCCAACGTGTACCTCCTGGTGCCCCCCATGCTAAACCCCATCATCTATGGGGTGAGGACCCAACAGATCCGGGTAAGGCTGCTCCAGCCCTTTACTCATGGTTCTCTGGCTCTCAGAATGAGCTCTGTGCCGAGTTGTCTGGTGACATGGTGCTGGCCCTCTTCCCAGAATCACTGACTGGCCAGTCAAAGAGACATTAAATCCTTTGCTGACGTTActgtgctgtgtcagtgggacAAACTAGGGAATCTGCCTATGTACAACTGATAGGGTTGCCAtgtttctaattgctggtaactggaAGTCTGAGGCCTCGCCCCTCTGCTGTGCCTCTTCCCCCAGGTTCTACCTCTTACTCACTCCTCTCCAACTCACACCCGTCACTCTCTGGATCATCCCTGTGACACTCCGCACTCCAAAGCACCCCATGGTGATGTAATTGTggtatgttttgtacaaaatatgccctGTGAGGTATTATTCTAAAAGTCTTAATCTGCTAAACATTAATATCCCCTTGGGTTGTATATGCTGTCATTGTATGTGAAGCAATGAAATCCTGCTATCTGTGAGTTACTAAAGTGTGATGTGAGGCTGGAAACACCTAAAACCAGCCTTTCAGTTATGTCAAAGGAGTAGCCAGACTGTTAATTGCTGTTGTCAACACTCATCCAGGGAAGAATCCACTAGCACAGGAAATCTGCATAAGGAAGCCTCCTTGTAGGGAACATGGAGACAATGGAGAATGTTTAGCCAATGAGGGCACCACCACATGCGTCACACGCACAGACTTTCCAGCAAGCTAGAAGAAACTATGAAAAATGGGGAGTGGCATCATCACTTGTCTTCACTCCCCCACTACTCAACACCTGCAAGAAGCTCTGGAAGACAACAGACGTTGAatgggggagggaacccaggctgaaaAACAGATACAGTCTGTACCTCAGGAATCTGTAAGCCTCCTtttatcatcagtcagggtgagctattgctgattcaaatcctatttaGTTTGTATAAATCTTAAATTACAAGGTTGTTTGATTTCCTAGGTAACCTGCTTTGATATgtttatcacttataatcactgaACATCTGtccttctgtagttaatacaccTGATTTATGCTTTATCTTAATCAGTGTGTTTTTGAATGAAGTGTTTGGGACTCTTAGCTCCGTTAACAAAGGTGGATATCTCCCCTCCATCGAGGTGGGAGTGGACTATTTAATGAGTTTATGCTGTACAGATCACTGCAGTGCAAGACAGTCCACttctgggtttatactccagtaggggtgcaaggctggggagctgggaagttGGCTGGTGCCTACAGTGATGGTCCATGAGTGACTTAGGTAAAACACTCAGGTGACTCAGTTGGGTATGTGGCACCACCTGCTGTGTTGTTGGGTGAAACAGGGCCTGGCTGTGTGTCACCAGAAGAGCAGGGGAGATGTCAACCCAGCTGAATAGTTAGGGGACACAGTGGTTCCAACAGCTTCCAGGCTTCACCTCAGGGGTACATCCCATCACaatctccaccccccacccaagccccgcagctgggctccctctgtgATGAAgctgggatgggagctgctgcagcctgacaaggAACCTGCCTGAGGGTAGGAGGTGACCCTGGTTAACGATCCAACACCTCCTTCCGCACTGCAGTTACCAGACATCATTGTACATAGATACATCAATAGAATTCTTAAGTCAATTTCAtggtagagatggtgagctttagagttgcaaagagttctttcagaattaatcCTGCTGTTGCAGTCCAGTGTCCAATATCAGCAGAGGTGAGAGTAAGCTTGCAGCAAGAAAGAGCGTTCTGCTGGGACCtcagagggaaaggagaaaatCCCAGGTACTGCTGAAAGAATGAGTCTCCTTGATTCCCCTGCAGCAGTGGGAAGCTGCGTGCTTCCAGAAGTGGTGGTGGCTGAgaccagctcctgccctgcagctgaaggcagtgctgcctcaGGAAGAAAAATGTCCATGTTGCTGCCAAACAAGGGGCAAAACCCAATGCTAGGGAGCAAACGGAGATGTGTCCCAGAAGGGAGCCCAAAGAAGGGAGCCCAGAGCCTGCCACTGAGTCAACTGTCCACGCTGTTAGCTGCGAGCACTTCACAGATGAATAGGGGATAGATCCCACTCATAGAAACCACTGAGGAGATGGATGTGGGTTTCTTTAGCAAGGCAGCAGGAGTCAacactatcccactgcataggaaagataggaaatcTGGCAAGAGATCACCatggcttaaccaggagaccttctatgatctaaaactcaaaaaagagtcct
This genomic interval carries:
- the LOC116817213 gene encoding olfactory receptor 52R1-like: MQETPLCLRVGHLLSYSISDSNSTDFTNPSTFILLGIPGLEAAHVWISIPFCTMYTTAILGNFTILFIVKMEPSLHGPMYYFLCMLTITDLVLSTSILPKMLSIFWFYSREINFSACLTQMYFILSFSAMESGILVAMAFDRYVAICDPLRHSTILTNPVVAKIGLAMVLRGIMLALPYPFLVRRWPYCRTNIIPHSYCEHIAVVKLACADISISSYHSLSMAFLVIGLDLFFIAVSYTQILRVIFRLPTKDARLKAFGTCSSHFCVILAFYIPHLFGALTQRFGHNVPLHLHVLMANVYLLVPPMLNPIIYGVRTQQIRVRLLQPFTHGSLALRMSSVPSCLVTWCWPSSQNH